A genome region from Natronobeatus ordinarius includes the following:
- a CDS encoding zinc ribbon domain-containing protein: protein MQSVDDDTDEHGCPKCGHTETEVDDIATTGTGLSKFFDIQNRRFRVVSCTNCGYAELYKGGSTSDMVDLFLG from the coding sequence ATGCAATCGGTCGACGACGATACTGACGAGCACGGCTGTCCGAAGTGTGGCCACACGGAGACGGAGGTCGACGACATCGCGACGACCGGGACGGGCCTGTCGAAGTTCTTCGACATCCAGAACCGACGGTTCCGGGTCGTCTCGTGTACGAACTGCGGCTATGCCGAACTGTACAAGGGCGGCTCAACGAGCGACATGGTCGACCTCTTTTTGGGGTAA
- a CDS encoding long-chain-fatty-acid--CoA ligase, with protein MHRPLLVTEFLDRAREYYADDEAVIATTGERYTYGELADRADRFSAALQDRGIEKGDRVAVLDPNTHYHLEAAYGSMQVGAIHTPLNYRLTPDDFAYILADAGVDVIYADYEYAEKIEPIREEVPTETFITNDPDAVSGEWEDFEEVLESVDPEYDRPEMAENDVITINYTSGTTGDPKGVCRTHRCETIHAYLVAVHQEIADDDVYLWTLPMFHVNGWGHIYAVTGLGAKHVCTRGIDAEWLFETIREEDVSYLCAAPTVLNMLIDYYEDNDVETSGEHDVRIATAGSAPPEATIRTVEDEFGWYLKHVYGATETGPLITTSDARRTFEDDSSARFAVKKRQGLGFLGTEVRVVDEDGEDVPRDDETVGEVVVSGNQVMEEYWNKPEATEEAFTDRVEGYYHMGDLATVDENGMISIQDRKKDIIISGGENISSIELEDALFDHEAVGDVAVIPAPSDEWGETPKAFVVPANGDPENPPVSAEELTAYTREKLASYKAVRKIEYVEALPTTATGKVQKYELREREWKDEDRMVGQG; from the coding sequence ATGCACAGGCCACTACTCGTCACGGAGTTTCTCGACCGCGCGCGCGAGTACTACGCGGACGACGAAGCCGTGATCGCCACGACGGGCGAACGGTACACCTACGGCGAACTCGCCGACCGTGCCGACCGCTTCTCCGCCGCGTTACAGGACCGGGGTATCGAGAAAGGCGACCGCGTCGCGGTGCTCGACCCGAACACCCACTACCACCTCGAGGCGGCCTACGGCTCGATGCAGGTCGGGGCGATCCACACGCCGCTGAACTACCGGCTCACGCCCGACGACTTCGCCTACATCCTCGCAGACGCGGGCGTAGACGTCATCTACGCCGATTACGAGTACGCCGAGAAGATCGAACCGATCCGCGAGGAAGTGCCGACGGAGACGTTCATTACGAACGACCCGGACGCCGTTTCCGGCGAGTGGGAGGACTTCGAGGAGGTGCTCGAGTCGGTCGACCCCGAGTACGACCGCCCGGAGATGGCCGAGAACGACGTCATCACGATCAACTACACCTCGGGGACGACGGGCGATCCGAAAGGCGTCTGTCGGACCCACCGCTGTGAGACGATCCACGCCTACCTCGTCGCCGTTCACCAGGAGATTGCAGACGACGACGTCTACCTCTGGACGCTGCCGATGTTCCACGTCAACGGCTGGGGACACATCTACGCCGTCACGGGGTTGGGTGCCAAACACGTCTGCACCCGTGGCATCGATGCCGAGTGGCTCTTCGAGACGATTCGCGAGGAAGACGTCTCGTATCTGTGTGCCGCGCCGACGGTGCTCAACATGCTGATCGACTACTACGAGGACAACGACGTCGAAACCAGTGGAGAACACGACGTGCGGATCGCCACCGCGGGCAGCGCCCCGCCGGAGGCCACGATCCGAACGGTCGAAGACGAGTTCGGCTGGTATCTCAAACACGTCTACGGCGCGACCGAGACGGGGCCGCTCATCACGACCTCCGACGCCCGCCGAACGTTCGAGGACGACTCGAGCGCGCGCTTTGCGGTCAAAAAGCGCCAGGGCCTGGGCTTTCTGGGCACCGAGGTTCGTGTCGTCGACGAGGACGGGGAGGACGTCCCCCGCGACGACGAGACGGTCGGCGAGGTCGTCGTCAGCGGCAACCAGGTCATGGAGGAGTACTGGAACAAGCCCGAGGCGACCGAGGAAGCCTTCACCGACCGCGTCGAGGGCTACTACCACATGGGCGACCTCGCGACGGTCGACGAGAACGGGATGATCTCCATTCAGGACCGCAAGAAGGACATCATCATCTCTGGTGGCGAGAACATCTCGAGCATCGAACTCGAGGACGCGCTGTTCGACCACGAGGCCGTCGGCGACGTCGCCGTCATCCCCGCGCCGAGCGACGAGTGGGGTGAGACGCCCAAGGCGTTCGTCGTGCCCGCCAACGGTGACCCCGAGAACCCGCCGGTCTCGGCCGAGGAACTCACGGCGTACACCCGCGAGAAGCTGGCGAGTTACAAGGCGGTCAGGAAGATCGAGTACGTCGAGGCGCTGCCGACGACCGCGACCGGAAAGGTCCAGAAGTACGAACTTCGCGAGCGGGAGTGGAAGGACGAAGACCGGATGGTCGGCCAGGGCTGA
- a CDS encoding threonine aldolase family protein, translating into MIDLRSDTVTKPDEEMREAAHSAAVGDDVYEEDPTVTELESRAADLVGTEAALYVPTGTMGNQIAAHVHTEPGQEVIADRQSHVVKYELGGLAQHAGVQVRMIDADPHGVPTPEAFDASYVEEDLHRPGTGLLWLENTHNVRGGVAVDSETIAAAADAAHDRGVPVHLDGARVCNAAAALDVPVSDLTAPVDSVMFCLSKGLGAPVGSMLAGSETFIERARRTRKLFGGGMRQVGVIAGPGLCALENVSDLATDHENARVLAEELDRVDGLSVAEPETNIVLVDVSDTGLDVETVLERLREQEVLATPFGPTTIRFCTHRDVDRAAVETAIDRVATALE; encoded by the coding sequence ATGATCGATCTGCGCTCGGACACCGTCACGAAACCGGACGAAGAGATGCGCGAGGCTGCTCACAGCGCGGCCGTCGGTGACGACGTCTACGAGGAGGACCCGACCGTGACCGAACTCGAGTCACGCGCCGCCGACCTCGTGGGCACGGAGGCCGCCCTCTACGTGCCGACGGGGACGATGGGGAACCAGATCGCCGCTCACGTCCACACCGAGCCCGGCCAGGAAGTGATCGCCGACCGACAGAGCCACGTCGTCAAGTACGAACTCGGCGGGCTGGCCCAGCACGCGGGGGTGCAGGTCAGGATGATCGACGCCGACCCGCACGGCGTACCGACTCCCGAAGCGTTCGACGCGAGCTACGTCGAGGAAGATCTCCACCGGCCCGGCACCGGCCTGCTCTGGCTCGAGAACACCCACAACGTCCGGGGTGGCGTCGCGGTCGACTCCGAAACGATTGCGGCGGCCGCCGACGCCGCGCACGATCGGGGCGTTCCCGTCCACCTCGACGGCGCGCGCGTCTGCAACGCCGCCGCCGCCCTCGACGTCCCCGTTTCCGACCTCACAGCGCCCGTCGACTCCGTCATGTTCTGTCTCTCGAAGGGCCTCGGCGCGCCAGTCGGCTCGATGCTCGCCGGGAGCGAGACGTTCATCGAGCGCGCCCGTCGCACCCGGAAGCTGTTCGGCGGCGGCATGCGCCAGGTCGGCGTGATCGCCGGCCCCGGCCTGTGCGCCCTCGAGAACGTCTCCGACCTCGCGACCGACCACGAAAACGCCCGCGTCCTCGCCGAGGAACTCGACCGCGTCGACGGCCTCTCGGTCGCCGAGCCGGAGACGAATATCGTTCTCGTCGACGTCTCCGACACCGGCCTCGACGTCGAGACCGTCCTCGAGCGCCTGCGCGAGCAGGAGGTGCTCGCCACCCCGTTCGGTCCGACGACGATCCGCTTCTGTACCCATCGCGACGTCGACCGCGCAGCCGTCGAGACGGCGATCGATCGGGTCGCGACGGCACTCGAGTGA
- a CDS encoding mechanosensitive ion channel family protein: protein MRRSVLGQTPESMLVDDVLEALEASWVLALLALIVAWYGSKLLTERVRPALEERVLRPTTANAVLLVARAGIVLFALVPFAGLFGFRPQNVLLSFTVISIVVGAMLAPVARSYISGLFILLNRPYEVGDVVELVDRGERGYVDDVTLGYTKVFTLENSFLVVPNETMRERDVRNLSAEDERGRISIEVCVTYEGDLERARELLEATARDVDGVVEGGPPIRIGDTRYPAEPTALVREFADHGVVLELRFWIEQPSRTLPIQSAVRAAVWTAFEDADVEFAYPHTHHVFDETSGRARLAFDRESGRAAPTEREEEQAAD from the coding sequence ATGCGACGATCCGTTCTCGGACAGACCCCCGAATCGATGCTCGTGGACGACGTGCTCGAGGCGCTCGAGGCGTCGTGGGTGCTCGCCCTCCTCGCGCTGATCGTGGCGTGGTACGGCTCGAAGCTCCTGACCGAGCGCGTTCGGCCGGCGCTCGAGGAACGCGTGCTCCGACCGACCACCGCGAACGCCGTCCTGCTGGTCGCTCGAGCGGGGATCGTGCTGTTCGCGCTCGTCCCGTTCGCCGGACTGTTCGGCTTTCGACCACAGAACGTCCTGCTCTCGTTCACCGTCATCTCGATCGTCGTGGGCGCGATGCTCGCGCCGGTCGCGCGCAGTTACATCAGCGGCCTGTTCATCCTGCTCAACCGCCCCTACGAGGTCGGTGACGTGGTCGAACTCGTCGATCGGGGCGAACGCGGCTACGTCGACGACGTCACCCTCGGCTACACGAAGGTGTTCACCCTCGAGAACTCGTTTCTGGTCGTCCCGAACGAGACGATGCGCGAGCGGGACGTCCGTAACCTCTCGGCGGAGGACGAGCGCGGCCGCATCTCGATCGAGGTCTGTGTCACCTACGAGGGCGACCTCGAGCGCGCCCGCGAGTTGCTCGAGGCGACGGCCAGGGACGTCGACGGCGTCGTCGAGGGCGGACCGCCGATCCGAATCGGCGACACCCGCTACCCCGCCGAACCGACGGCACTGGTCCGTGAGTTCGCCGACCACGGCGTCGTGCTCGAGCTCCGATTCTGGATCGAGCAGCCGTCTCGGACGCTGCCGATCCAGTCTGCGGTTCGGGCGGCCGTCTGGACGGCGTTCGAGGACGCCGACGTCGAGTTCGCGTACCCGCACACTCACCACGTCTTCGACGAGACGAGCGGCCGGGCGCGGCTCGCGTTCGACCGCGAATCCGGCCGGGCCGCGCCGACGGAACGAGAGGAAGAACAGGCGGCGGACTGA
- a CDS encoding aminopeptidase codes for MDPRIREHAAIIANHSVDLQEGDNVVIDAHPVAEDLVVALHEVVGDQGANPVTTSQRTGKRGMRAYLRASDGEFETPAHELALIEETDVYIAIRASDNVTQTSDVDPEVNAAYAQAHRPILEERLSKRWCLTQFPAPANAQLAEMSTEGYENFVWDAVNKDWDAQRAHQANMVDILDPADEVRIVSGEETDVTMSVAGNPTLNDYGERNLPGGEVFTAPVPDSVEGTVLFDMPLYHQGREITDVYLEFDGGEVVEHAAGKNEDLLTEVLETDDGARRLGELGIGMNRDIDQFTYNMLFDEKMGDTVHMAVGRAYDDTVGEGNEQNDSAVHVDMIVDMSEDSFIEVDGERVQEDGTFVFEDE; via the coding sequence ATGGATCCGCGTATCCGCGAGCACGCAGCGATCATCGCGAACCACTCCGTCGACTTACAGGAAGGCGACAACGTCGTCATCGACGCCCACCCGGTCGCCGAAGACCTCGTCGTCGCCCTCCACGAGGTGGTCGGCGACCAGGGCGCGAACCCGGTCACCACGAGCCAGCGCACCGGCAAGCGAGGGATGCGGGCGTATCTGCGCGCGTCGGACGGCGAGTTCGAGACGCCCGCCCACGAACTCGCGCTCATCGAGGAGACGGACGTCTACATCGCCATCCGCGCGAGCGACAACGTTACCCAGACGAGCGACGTCGATCCCGAGGTCAACGCGGCCTACGCCCAGGCCCACCGGCCCATCCTCGAGGAACGCCTCTCGAAGCGCTGGTGTCTTACGCAGTTCCCCGCGCCGGCGAACGCCCAGCTCGCCGAAATGAGTACCGAAGGCTACGAGAACTTCGTCTGGGACGCCGTCAACAAAGACTGGGACGCCCAGCGCGCCCACCAGGCGAACATGGTCGACATCTTAGACCCCGCCGACGAGGTCCGGATCGTCAGCGGCGAGGAGACCGACGTCACGATGAGCGTCGCCGGCAACCCAACGCTCAACGACTACGGCGAGCGCAACCTCCCCGGCGGCGAGGTCTTTACCGCACCGGTCCCCGACAGCGTCGAGGGGACCGTGCTGTTCGACATGCCGCTGTACCACCAGGGTCGGGAGATTACGGACGTCTACCTCGAGTTCGACGGTGGCGAGGTCGTCGAGCACGCGGCGGGCAAAAACGAGGACCTGCTGACGGAAGTGCTCGAGACCGACGACGGCGCCCGCCGACTGGGCGAACTCGGCATCGGCATGAACCGGGACATCGACCAGTTCACCTACAACATGCTGTTCGACGAGAAGATGGGCGACACGGTCCACATGGCCGTCGGCCGAGCCTACGACGACACCGTCGGCGAGGGCAACGAACAGAACGACAGCGCCGTCCACGTCGACATGATCGTCGACATGAGCGAGGACTCGTTCATCGAGGTCGACGGCGAACGCGTCCAGGAAGACGGCACGTTCGTCTTCGAGGACGAGTGA
- a CDS encoding acyl-CoA dehydrogenase — translation MNFEYTNEQEQIKTMVADFVDEEIVPVAGDVDKHDEFPHEIVDQLGELGLMGMPFPEEYGGAGLDYHAYPAALEEIARGSGGIGTIVAAHISLAGNMLYAFGSDEQKAEYLTPLAEGTDIGAFALSEAGAGSDVPAMGTTAEKDGDGYRINGGKLWISNGSVADTVTVFAKTDPDAGNKGISSFIIRPEDDDGFIVEGTEEKLGDKGCPTAELRFDDLWIPEDRLLGEEGDGFVQALKTLNGGRITIAARSVGIAQAALDAAIEYATQREQFGQPIGEFQAIQHKLADMDTKTRAGRLLMHDAADRKIRGENFIKEAAQAKLYASEVSREVANEGIQIHGGYGYTKDFPAERFYRDAKLNEIYEGTSEVLRNTIARDLLT, via the coding sequence ATGAATTTCGAGTACACGAACGAGCAAGAGCAGATCAAGACCATGGTTGCCGACTTCGTCGACGAGGAGATCGTTCCGGTCGCCGGCGACGTCGACAAGCACGACGAGTTTCCCCACGAGATCGTCGACCAACTCGGCGAGCTGGGACTGATGGGGATGCCGTTCCCCGAGGAGTACGGTGGAGCGGGACTCGACTACCACGCCTACCCCGCCGCACTCGAGGAGATCGCCCGCGGGTCGGGCGGAATCGGGACGATCGTCGCCGCGCACATCTCGCTCGCGGGCAACATGCTCTATGCGTTCGGCTCCGACGAACAGAAAGCGGAGTACCTCACCCCGCTCGCGGAGGGAACCGACATTGGCGCGTTCGCCCTCTCGGAAGCTGGCGCCGGCAGCGACGTCCCCGCGATGGGGACGACCGCCGAGAAAGACGGTGACGGCTACCGTATCAACGGCGGGAAACTCTGGATCTCGAACGGCTCCGTGGCCGACACCGTCACCGTCTTCGCGAAGACCGACCCCGACGCCGGGAACAAAGGAATCTCTTCCTTTATTATCCGACCCGAGGACGACGACGGCTTCATCGTCGAGGGCACGGAGGAGAAACTTGGCGACAAGGGCTGTCCGACCGCCGAACTGCGCTTTGATGACCTCTGGATCCCCGAAGACCGCCTCCTCGGCGAGGAAGGTGACGGCTTCGTCCAGGCGCTAAAGACGTTAAACGGCGGCCGGATCACGATCGCCGCCCGCTCGGTCGGTATCGCTCAGGCTGCCCTCGACGCTGCGATCGAGTACGCCACCCAGCGTGAGCAGTTCGGCCAGCCCATCGGCGAGTTCCAGGCGATCCAGCATAAACTCGCGGATATGGATACGAAGACGCGGGCAGGCCGGTTGCTCATGCACGACGCGGCGGACAGGAAGATCCGCGGCGAGAACTTCATCAAGGAGGCCGCGCAGGCGAAACTGTACGCCTCCGAGGTGAGCCGCGAGGTCGCGAACGAGGGGATTCAGATCCACGGCGGCTACGGTTACACCAAGGACTTCCCCGCCGAGCGGTTCTACCGCGACGCCAAGCTCAACGAGATTTACGAGGGAACGAGCGAGGTGTTGCGGAACACGATTGCACGAGATCTCCTCACCTGA
- a CDS encoding Zn-ribbon domain-containing OB-fold protein — protein sequence MNAARVDGYDDLLDAIVEGEGYYYRCPDGHATFPPARRCPDCGSAALERAPLPDRGTIVSHTTVHVAGPSFVDDAPYVTAVVSFGPIKLTGIVRGGAVAVGQEVAVDVGTTETTGERFVAFEPVEK from the coding sequence GTGAACGCCGCTCGAGTCGACGGGTACGACGACCTGCTCGACGCGATCGTGGAGGGCGAGGGCTACTACTATCGGTGTCCGGACGGGCACGCGACGTTCCCGCCGGCCAGGCGATGTCCGGACTGCGGATCGGCAGCCCTCGAGCGGGCCCCGCTTCCGGATCGAGGGACGATCGTCTCTCACACCACCGTACACGTCGCGGGGCCGTCGTTCGTCGACGATGCGCCGTACGTGACGGCCGTCGTCAGCTTCGGGCCGATCAAACTGACGGGAATCGTCAGGGGAGGCGCAGTCGCCGTCGGCCAGGAGGTCGCCGTCGACGTCGGAACGACTGAGACGACCGGCGAGCGCTTCGTGGCGTTCGAACCGGTCGAGAAGTAG
- a CDS encoding thiolase C-terminal domain-containing protein, translating to MADSQPTDGRQTRRRETSLEGVRVAAIGQTSFGSSPNRTARDLFADAADEAFRNSALEPRDVEEVFYGNFMGELSESQGHQAPLAADVAGVSAPATRLENACASGGTAVRYGLERIRSGSADVVLVGGAERMTHMSTDDVTAGLSTAADALYEITAGVTFPGAYALMAQAYFAERGGSRTDLAHIAVKNHENALENDHAHIQQRITVEEALEAPPIAEPLGLYDCCPISDGASVAVLTSDAYARQHGLDAPIAITGSGQAGDRLALQDRPSLSRTPATEKAATRAYSEAAVTPADVDCAEVHDCFTIAEAMAIEALGFADPGEGVSAARAGLTTADGDVPVNLSGGLKAKGHPVGATGVSQLTELTRLLRGDHPNSDALSNPRVGVAHNAGGTVASTTVHVLEVVA from the coding sequence ATGGCCGACAGCCAGCCGACTGACGGCCGACAGACGCGGAGACGGGAGACGTCCCTCGAGGGCGTCCGAGTCGCCGCCATCGGGCAGACGTCGTTCGGCAGCTCCCCCAACCGAACGGCCAGGGACCTGTTCGCCGACGCGGCGGACGAGGCGTTCCGGAACTCGGCGCTCGAGCCCCGAGACGTCGAAGAGGTCTTCTACGGAAACTTCATGGGCGAACTTAGCGAGTCACAGGGACACCAGGCGCCGCTCGCCGCCGACGTAGCCGGCGTCTCTGCACCGGCGACTCGCCTCGAGAACGCCTGCGCCTCCGGCGGCACGGCGGTCCGATACGGCCTCGAGCGAATTCGTTCCGGTTCAGCCGACGTCGTGCTGGTCGGCGGTGCAGAGCGGATGACGCACATGAGTACCGACGACGTGACCGCCGGGCTCTCGACGGCCGCCGACGCCCTCTACGAGATCACCGCCGGCGTCACGTTCCCCGGCGCGTACGCGCTCATGGCACAGGCGTACTTCGCCGAACGCGGTGGGAGCCGGACGGACCTCGCTCACATCGCCGTGAAGAACCACGAAAACGCCCTCGAGAACGACCACGCACACATCCAACAGCGGATCACCGTCGAGGAAGCCCTCGAGGCGCCGCCGATCGCCGAGCCGCTCGGCCTGTACGACTGTTGTCCGATCAGCGACGGCGCGAGCGTCGCGGTACTCACGAGCGACGCGTACGCCCGCCAGCACGGACTCGACGCGCCGATAGCGATCACCGGGTCTGGACAGGCCGGCGACCGGCTCGCACTCCAGGATCGGCCGTCGCTCTCGCGGACGCCGGCGACCGAGAAGGCCGCGACACGCGCGTACAGTGAGGCGGCCGTGACGCCCGCCGACGTCGACTGCGCGGAGGTTCATGACTGTTTCACGATCGCCGAGGCGATGGCGATCGAGGCGCTCGGGTTCGCCGATCCAGGCGAAGGGGTGTCTGCCGCCAGAGCCGGCCTGACGACCGCCGACGGCGACGTCCCCGTCAACCTCTCGGGCGGGTTGAAAGCGAAAGGACACCCCGTCGGTGCGACCGGCGTAAGCCAGCTCACGGAACTGACGCGGCTCCTCCGCGGCGACCATCCGAACAGCGACGCGCTTTCGAATCCACGCGTCGGCGTCGCCCACAACGCTGGCGGAACGGTCGCGAGCACGACCGTCCACGTTCTGGAGGTGGTCGCGTGA
- a CDS encoding ABC transporter ATP-binding protein, giving the protein MAERLLDVEGITVDIDGVPVLDDLSLSVDAGETVGLVGRNGAGKTTTFRSVMGQANIREGTVSMRGVDITDASPKARPGHGLGFAPEDRRLFTTLSVVDNLRMATWGKGGIDEAGFQERVDLVQDIFPEMTEFMDRPAGNLSGGQQKMVTVGRALAADPDLILIDEPFEGLAPSVRERFREGIERIQEMDVSVLLAESNVRHAEEVAERFYVIERGEIVDSVSRDERLTEHPSVKRIFEGG; this is encoded by the coding sequence ATGGCCGAGCGGCTACTCGACGTCGAGGGGATCACCGTCGACATCGACGGCGTGCCAGTCCTTGACGACCTCTCGCTTTCGGTCGACGCCGGTGAAACCGTCGGCCTGGTCGGGCGAAACGGAGCCGGTAAGACGACGACGTTTCGGTCGGTGATGGGGCAGGCGAACATCAGGGAGGGCACGGTGTCGATGCGAGGCGTCGACATTACCGACGCCTCGCCGAAAGCGCGCCCCGGCCACGGCCTCGGGTTCGCACCCGAGGATCGGCGGCTGTTCACGACTCTGAGTGTCGTCGACAACCTCCGGATGGCGACCTGGGGGAAAGGTGGCATCGACGAGGCCGGATTCCAGGAACGGGTCGATCTCGTCCAGGACATTTTCCCCGAGATGACGGAGTTCATGGACCGCCCCGCGGGGAACTTAAGCGGCGGTCAACAGAAGATGGTGACCGTTGGTCGCGCGCTGGCGGCCGACCCCGACCTGATCCTCATCGACGAACCCTTCGAGGGACTCGCTCCCTCCGTCCGGGAACGGTTCAGGGAGGGGATCGAGCGGATTCAGGAGATGGACGTCTCCGTCCTCCTCGCCGAATCGAACGTCCGCCACGCCGAAGAGGTCGCCGAACGCTTCTACGTCATCGAACGCGGCGAGATCGTCGACAGCGTCAGCCGGGACGAACGACTCACCGAGCACCCCTCGGTCAAACGAATCTTCGAGGGTGGATAG
- a CDS encoding ABC transporter ATP-binding protein, producing MTGPDTRAPILRTEGVEKRFGSLTAVDGVDVEFYRDEIVSIIGPNGAGKTTFINLVSGLLELTSGRIVFDGDDVSELAQYKRVQRGLVRSFQLPQVYDELTVFENLQSSVITRNRDNNRLLTPVTRDAGSLEETEQLLRTFNLYEHRDEHTEHLPHGVRKILDIAMSFALEPSLMLLDEPTSGVGTKEKNAVMETITEAATERGVGLVFIEHDMELVMNYSDRIVALHEGSVLIDDDPERVMNSETVQAYILEGGV from the coding sequence ATGACCGGACCAGACACGAGGGCACCGATACTGCGTACTGAGGGCGTCGAGAAGCGATTCGGAAGCCTGACTGCCGTCGACGGCGTCGACGTCGAGTTCTACCGCGACGAAATCGTCAGCATCATCGGCCCGAACGGTGCGGGGAAGACGACGTTTATCAACCTCGTCTCAGGGCTGTTGGAGTTAACCAGCGGCAGAATCGTCTTCGATGGCGACGACGTCTCCGAGCTGGCCCAGTACAAACGCGTCCAGCGAGGGCTCGTCCGTTCGTTCCAGTTGCCCCAGGTCTACGACGAACTCACCGTCTTCGAGAACTTACAGTCGAGCGTCATCACGCGAAACCGGGACAACAACAGGCTGCTCACGCCAGTGACTCGAGACGCCGGTTCGCTCGAGGAGACCGAACAGTTGCTCCGCACGTTCAACCTGTACGAACACCGCGACGAGCACACCGAACACCTCCCACACGGGGTGCGAAAGATCCTCGACATCGCGATGTCGTTCGCGCTCGAGCCGAGCCTGATGTTGCTCGACGAGCCGACGTCGGGCGTCGGGACGAAAGAGAAAAACGCGGTCATGGAGACGATTACCGAGGCCGCCACCGAACGGGGCGTCGGCCTCGTCTTCATCGAACACGACATGGAACTCGTGATGAACTACTCCGATCGCATCGTTGCACTGCACGAGGGCTCGGTACTGATCGACGACGACCCCGAACGCGTGATGAACTCCGAGACGGTCCAGGCGTACATCCTGGAAGGAGGGGTCTAG
- a CDS encoding branched-chain amino acid ABC transporter permease: MSTRFALFDPAAIGEAVRTPRILASIGVFIALASVPVVTGDAYLTYVAGWILCFAIVALGYNVLLGYTGLLSFGHAAFFGAGVYTTALLMHHTEVRDLLVLLFVSALVAAALGLVIGALSLRSHEIYFALLTLALAQLLYVLTVRFNSLSGGTDGISVDRFNFLGIPVGELAPNVYLMGFYYHVILIVFGLCVVTLWLMMRSPFGLTLKTIRENPTRARSTGVPVQRYRLYSMVVSAIFPGIAGALYAVHIGHVTPEYLDWTMSGDIVFMTLLGGIGTFIGPAVGAAGYILLEQFATQYVGGYWHFTMGAIIFVVVLTLRERGIWGGAKDAVANLRRRSR; the protein is encoded by the coding sequence ATGAGCACGCGATTCGCGCTGTTCGATCCAGCCGCCATCGGCGAGGCAGTGCGGACGCCACGGATTCTCGCGTCGATCGGCGTGTTCATCGCGCTCGCATCCGTTCCGGTCGTGACCGGCGACGCCTACCTCACGTACGTCGCGGGGTGGATCCTGTGTTTCGCGATCGTCGCCCTCGGCTACAACGTTCTACTCGGCTATACCGGGCTGTTATCGTTCGGTCACGCGGCCTTCTTCGGGGCCGGCGTGTACACGACCGCCCTGCTGATGCACCACACCGAGGTCCGTGACTTACTCGTCTTGCTCTTCGTGTCGGCGCTCGTCGCCGCCGCGCTGGGGCTCGTCATCGGCGCCCTCTCGTTGCGCAGTCACGAGATCTACTTCGCGTTGCTCACGCTCGCGCTGGCACAGCTCCTCTACGTGCTCACCGTCCGATTCAACAGCCTCTCGGGCGGAACCGACGGCATCTCCGTCGACCGGTTTAACTTCCTCGGGATCCCGGTCGGCGAACTCGCACCGAACGTCTACCTCATGGGCTTTTACTACCACGTGATTCTGATCGTCTTCGGGCTCTGCGTCGTCACGCTGTGGCTCATGATGCGGTCGCCGTTCGGGCTGACGTTGAAGACGATCCGCGAAAACCCAACTCGAGCCCGCTCGACCGGCGTTCCCGTCCAGCGGTATCGGCTCTACTCGATGGTCGTCTCCGCGATCTTCCCGGGGATCGCCGGCGCGCTGTACGCCGTCCACATCGGCCACGTCACTCCCGAGTATCTTGACTGGACGATGTCCGGCGACATCGTGTTCATGACGCTCCTCGGCGGCATCGGGACGTTCATCGGCCCGGCCGTCGGCGCCGCCGGCTACATATTACTCGAGCAGTTCGCCACCCAGTACGTTGGCGGCTACTGGCACTTCACCATGGGTGCCATCATCTTCGTCGTCGTGCTCACGCTCCGCGAACGGGGTATCTGGGGTGGCGCGAAAGATGCGGTCGCGAACCTACGGAGGCGAAGCCGATGA